A portion of the Hydractinia symbiolongicarpus strain clone_291-10 chromosome 10, HSymV2.1, whole genome shotgun sequence genome contains these proteins:
- the LOC130612566 gene encoding trafficking protein particle complex subunit 2-like protein: MAVSIAVVGRDNEPLYIHTLQKEPDLKFHYIVHTCLDVIEEKTTSLTKASQDPRELYLGLLYPTEDYKVYGYVTNTKIKFVLIVESANTTLRDNDIRMMFRKIHSSYVSMMANPFYNPGDPIISKQFQAAVDSLMK; the protein is encoded by the coding sequence ATGGCGGTTAGCATAGCCGTTGTTGGAAGAGACAATGAACCTCTTTATATTCACACCTTACAGAAAGAACCAGACTTAAAATTTCATTACATAGTACACACATGTTTAGATGTAATCGAAGAAAAAACGACATCCTTAACAAAAGCTTCCCAAGACCCTCGAGAGTTGTATCTTGGTTTATTATATCCAACGGAAGATTATAAAGTGTATGGATATGTAACGAACACGAAAATTAAGTTTGTACTCATTGTAGAATCAGCAAATACAACATTAAGAGACAATGACATCAGAATGATGTTTCGTAAAATACACAGCTCCTATGTATCAATGATGGCAAATCCATTTTATAATCCAGGTGATCCGATAATATCAAAACAATTTCAAGCAGCAGTTGATAGTTTAATGAAATAG